A single window of Terriglobia bacterium DNA harbors:
- a CDS encoding cell division protein FtsL — MPTSAQAERRHWRNVMVVRERDPRRLRWVMLLLLGVAAAATPVAAYLIQQMQFVETRYRIEELRGRRERLEETERRLRIERATLEALPRVEGRALDELGLVHPTPHQIVVVRSSAPGRGSAAPRAPGEFPAAR, encoded by the coding sequence ATGCCGACTTCGGCACAGGCCGAACGCCGACACTGGCGGAACGTCATGGTGGTCCGCGAGCGCGACCCGCGACGGTTGCGATGGGTGATGCTGCTGCTCCTCGGCGTCGCGGCGGCCGCGACCCCCGTCGCGGCGTACCTGATCCAGCAGATGCAGTTCGTCGAGACGCGTTACCGGATCGAGGAGCTGCGAGGACGGCGCGAACGCCTTGAGGAGACGGAGCGTCGCCTCAGGATCGAGAGGGCGACCCTCGAGGCGCTTCCCCGTGTCGAGGGGCGTGCGCTGGACGAGCTCGGGCTCGTGCATCCCACGCCTCATCAGATCGTGGTCGTCCGGTCGTCGGCCCCTGGCCGTGGGAGCGCGGCGCCCCGCGCCCCAGGCGAATTCCCGGCCGCGCGCTGA
- the rsmH gene encoding 16S rRNA (cytosine(1402)-N(4))-methyltransferase RsmH, with product MLSSARLGENVGPLQVPHRPVLVAETLSLLAPPRGATVVDLTLGSGGHAERLIEAVGPEGRVLGIDRDPEAIVHASARLRRFGDRFAALRGDYRDLVALLHGAGVYAVEAILADLGISSLQLDDPRRGFSFRVDGPLDMRMDPSSGPSAADLLASLTEGEIKEILKTFGEERFAGPIARAVVRERSRRPFLRTRQLSEVVERAAGGAARRYRIHPATRTFQALRIAVNREVEGLEKLAGDAVSLLRRGGRLAIISFHSLEDRAIKTAFRAMAERCICPPGMPVCGCGRENLVRILTTRPVTPSPEEIESNPRSRSARLRAAERL from the coding sequence ATGCTGTCGAGCGCGCGCCTCGGGGAGAACGTGGGACCGTTGCAGGTGCCGCACCGTCCCGTGCTCGTCGCTGAGACGCTTTCCCTACTCGCCCCCCCCCGCGGTGCGACGGTAGTGGACCTCACCCTCGGGTCGGGAGGTCACGCGGAGCGCCTGATCGAGGCCGTCGGGCCCGAGGGACGGGTCCTCGGCATCGACAGGGATCCCGAGGCGATCGTTCACGCCAGCGCGCGGCTCCGCAGGTTCGGCGACCGGTTCGCCGCGCTCCGAGGGGACTATCGGGATCTCGTCGCGCTGCTGCATGGTGCGGGGGTCTACGCCGTGGAAGCTATCCTCGCCGACCTCGGCATCTCATCGCTCCAGCTCGATGACCCGCGCCGCGGCTTCTCGTTCAGGGTCGACGGGCCCCTGGATATGCGGATGGACCCGTCCTCGGGCCCTTCGGCCGCCGACCTCTTGGCCTCGCTCACCGAGGGAGAGATCAAGGAGATCTTGAAGACCTTCGGTGAGGAGAGGTTCGCGGGGCCGATTGCCCGCGCGGTCGTCCGCGAGCGGTCGCGGCGGCCTTTCCTCAGAACGCGCCAGCTCTCCGAGGTGGTGGAGCGCGCCGCCGGCGGCGCCGCGCGGCGCTACCGGATCCATCCGGCGACCCGGACATTCCAGGCGCTTCGGATCGCCGTGAACCGGGAGGTCGAGGGGCTCGAGAAGCTCGCGGGCGATGCCGTCTCGCTCCTGAGACGCGGTGGGCGTCTCGCGATCATCTCGTTCCATTCGCTCGAGGACCGGGCGATCAAGACCGCGTTTCGCGCCATGGCGGAGCGGTGCATCTGTCCCCCCGGTATGCCGGTATGCGGCTGCGGCCGGGAGAACCTGGTGCGGATCCTCACCACGCGCCCCGTCACCCCGTCGCCCGAGGAGATCGAGTCGAATCCCCGCTCGCGCAGCGCGCGGCTCCGCGCCGCGGAGAGGCTCTGA
- a CDS encoding division/cell wall cluster transcriptional repressor MraZ, with protein sequence MLRGNSIAKVDQKGRLKMPAQFRAAIEPKYGVEFFVTSLRGENVRIYPMEVWSRIEEKLSRVSSLEPAVTRFKNSVNYFGQCAVMDGQGRLLIHPLLRERAGIHGEVAVLGQQDFLEVWNRSSFEERLAGDPLTDTDLATLAGLGI encoded by the coding sequence ATGCTGCGCGGGAACTCGATCGCAAAGGTGGACCAGAAGGGCCGGCTCAAAATGCCTGCGCAATTCCGCGCGGCGATCGAGCCGAAGTACGGGGTCGAGTTCTTCGTGACGAGCCTCCGCGGCGAGAACGTCCGCATCTACCCGATGGAGGTCTGGTCGCGGATCGAGGAGAAGCTCTCGCGGGTTTCGTCGCTCGAGCCCGCGGTGACCCGTTTCAAGAATTCCGTGAACTACTTTGGGCAATGCGCGGTCATGGACGGCCAGGGACGACTCCTGATCCACCCGCTCCTGCGCGAGAGGGCGGGCATACACGGCGAGGTCGCCGTGTTGGGGCAGCAGGATTTCCTCGAGGTCTGGAACCGCTCCTCGTTCGAGGAGCGGCTTGCGGGCGACCCGCTCACGGACACCGACCTCGCGACGCTCGCGGGCTTGGGGATTTGA
- a CDS encoding aminotransferase class I/II-fold pyridoxal phosphate-dependent enzyme has translation MDFRTRCARGTGVVDDVGHPLAPPIVTASTFAFSSQQEVESYYTGGRGWLYSRYGNPTVRAAERLLAELEGAQEAALFSSGMAATSTTVLSLVRSGERIAAQRELYGGTAGLFRDVLPRLGIETTWFALDEIAGLTPEGLEGCRLLWVESPTNPALRIVDLDAAARAAHAAGALAVVDGTFATPALQRPLALGCDVVVHSGTKYLGGHGDVTAGAVAGSRDLMSAIMATRRSLGGTLDPFAAFLLQRGMRTLAVRMESHERGASAVARALSGHPRVRRVLWPGLADHPDHALAGRQMAGFGGMVTFEVEGGAAGAERVHDRLRLFAKAASLGGVESLVSIPARMSHRGLPPEELERAGVTPGMLRLSVGLESPEDLVADLLEALGG, from the coding sequence ATGGATTTCAGGACCCGTTGCGCCCGCGGAACGGGCGTCGTCGACGATGTCGGACACCCGCTCGCGCCTCCGATCGTGACCGCCTCCACCTTCGCGTTCTCGAGCCAGCAGGAGGTCGAGTCGTATTACACGGGCGGGCGCGGGTGGTTGTACTCGAGGTACGGTAACCCCACGGTCAGGGCCGCGGAGCGCCTGCTGGCCGAGCTCGAGGGTGCTCAAGAGGCGGCGCTGTTCTCTTCAGGCATGGCGGCGACGTCGACCACCGTGCTGTCGCTCGTGCGCTCCGGCGAGCGCATCGCGGCGCAGCGGGAGCTCTACGGCGGAACGGCCGGACTGTTCCGCGACGTCCTCCCGAGGTTGGGGATCGAGACGACGTGGTTTGCGCTCGATGAGATCGCCGGCTTGACACCGGAGGGACTCGAGGGCTGCCGCCTGCTTTGGGTCGAGTCGCCGACGAATCCAGCGCTCAGGATCGTCGACCTCGATGCGGCCGCGCGGGCCGCCCACGCCGCGGGAGCGCTGGCGGTGGTGGACGGGACCTTCGCGACGCCCGCGCTCCAGCGGCCGCTCGCTCTGGGCTGCGATGTCGTGGTCCACAGCGGGACCAAGTACCTCGGCGGGCATGGCGACGTCACGGCGGGCGCAGTCGCCGGAAGTCGCGACCTCATGTCGGCGATCATGGCGACGCGCCGGTCCCTCGGCGGCACGCTGGACCCTTTCGCCGCGTTCCTGCTGCAGCGAGGGATGCGGACCCTCGCGGTTCGAATGGAATCCCACGAACGCGGAGCATCGGCGGTCGCGCGGGCGCTGTCCGGTCACCCCCGGGTTCGCCGGGTGCTCTGGCCGGGACTCGCGGATCACCCGGACCACGCACTGGCCGGGCGGCAGATGGCTGGCTTCGGGGGCATGGTCACGTTCGAGGTCGAGGGAGGCGCTGCCGGGGCGGAGCGGGTCCACGACCGCCTCCGGCTGTTCGCGAAGGCGGCGAGCCTCGGCGGCGTCGAGTCGCTGGTCTCGATCCCGGCGAGGATGTCGCACCGCGGGCTCCCCCCGGAGGAACTAGAGCGCGCCGGAGTGACTCCCGGCATGCTCCGGCTCTCCGTGGGGCTCGAGTCTCCCGAGGACCTCGTCGCCGACTTGCTCGAGGCCCTCGGAGGCTGA
- a CDS encoding tetratricopeptide repeat protein has product MAIVLAAFLVYADSLGNGFVADDYRVIVHNPALRGTPLSLFSDFDTTSSTQLLPFYRPLTYLTFLIEDRLNELTPFPVRLANVALHALSSLLVYYLARSLLEDRLARLLAGLLFAVHPLHAEGVDFNAGGRNTMLSCCFVLSAFLLHRSSVIKGGIVAAYGGAVLYLAGVFSKETGLMVLPFVVGQEIGPFRTSGTRFGPRAFARVVPYAVGTVGYLVMRWMTLSRLGIQATLLPGITGEELRRSEIIPGLRERLLNDLHIIPKYFQTVVWPLHLSPRYDVHAARRLVTPSIVAAWLCILLIAGWLLWRGRSRVTAFGVAWLVAFWLPVSGIVYISRITMADRFLYVPAIGLWIVVADQAARFLPSGGSRRRYALTAVAVALCLLAALTMRRNLDWKNDVTLFGRLVSQYPENPHGHYSLGNAYLDDRGEYDLELAEREYLTALALDPTLQSAYAPLGYIRMVKQDYAGALRYYSRALQYDPMSRSARVNRGLAYEKLGRVKEALADYEFYLTLPGYNDIRGSREFAEERIRKLSRP; this is encoded by the coding sequence TTGGCCATCGTCCTGGCAGCGTTCCTCGTCTATGCGGACTCCCTGGGCAATGGCTTCGTCGCGGACGATTACCGCGTGATCGTTCACAACCCGGCGCTCCGAGGGACTCCCCTCTCACTGTTCAGCGACTTCGATACCACCAGCAGCACGCAGCTCCTTCCATTCTACCGTCCGCTCACCTATCTCACGTTCCTGATCGAGGACCGGCTGAACGAGCTGACGCCCTTTCCCGTCCGGCTCGCGAATGTCGCTCTTCATGCGCTGAGCTCGCTCCTCGTCTACTATCTGGCGCGTTCGCTCCTTGAGGACCGGCTCGCGCGGTTGCTCGCCGGACTCCTGTTCGCGGTCCACCCGCTTCACGCGGAAGGCGTGGATTTCAATGCCGGCGGCCGGAACACGATGCTCTCCTGTTGTTTCGTCCTCTCGGCATTCCTGCTCCATCGCAGCAGCGTCATCAAGGGGGGGATCGTCGCAGCCTATGGTGGCGCGGTCCTCTATCTCGCCGGAGTGTTTTCAAAGGAGACCGGCCTGATGGTCCTGCCGTTCGTCGTGGGCCAGGAGATCGGCCCGTTCCGAACGAGCGGCACCCGCTTCGGACCACGAGCCTTCGCCAGGGTCGTTCCGTATGCCGTCGGAACGGTGGGCTACCTGGTCATGCGTTGGATGACGCTCTCCAGGCTCGGCATTCAGGCGACTCTGCTGCCTGGGATCACCGGGGAGGAGCTCCGGAGGTCCGAGATCATCCCCGGCCTAAGGGAGCGTCTCCTGAACGATCTCCACATCATTCCGAAGTACTTCCAGACGGTCGTCTGGCCCCTCCATCTGAGCCCGCGATACGACGTGCACGCGGCCCGTCGTCTCGTGACGCCGTCGATCGTCGCTGCATGGCTGTGCATCCTCCTCATCGCCGGGTGGCTTCTGTGGCGCGGCCGCAGCCGGGTCACGGCGTTCGGCGTCGCTTGGCTCGTCGCCTTCTGGCTTCCGGTGAGCGGGATCGTGTACATTTCCCGGATCACGATGGCCGATCGATTCCTGTACGTTCCCGCCATCGGCCTGTGGATCGTCGTCGCCGACCAGGCCGCACGCTTCCTTCCGTCCGGAGGCTCGCGGCGAAGATACGCCCTCACGGCCGTCGCCGTGGCATTGTGTCTGCTCGCGGCGCTCACCATGAGGCGGAATCTCGACTGGAAGAACGACGTCACGCTCTTCGGTCGCCTGGTGAGCCAGTACCCCGAGAATCCCCATGGCCATTACAGCCTCGGGAACGCGTATCTTGACGATCGCGGCGAGTACGATCTCGAGCTGGCCGAAAGGGAATACCTGACGGCGCTGGCGCTGGATCCCACCCTCCAATCGGCCTACGCTCCGCTCGGGTACATACGAATGGTCAAGCAGGATTACGCAGGGGCGCTTCGGTACTATTCTCGGGCGCTCCAGTACGATCCCATGAGCCGTTCGGCCCGAGTGAACCGGGGCCTGGCATACGAGAAGCTGGGCAGGGTGAAGGAGGCGCTTGCGGACTACGAATTCTACCTGACCCTACCTGGATACAACGACATCCGCGGATCGCGCGAGTTCGCCGAGGAGAGGATACGAAAACTCTCGCGCCCGTGA
- a CDS encoding helix-turn-helix transcriptional regulator: MEAQAQSNLKGSVRLGNYLRRLRAGYGYSLRRVEEWARAEGGEIDNSQLSRYEKGICYPSFDKLRVLASVFNVSIQAFSDVVDLEEYEDLKPETGDPREMMETGTAALHAGEMGRAFAHFERALEILESEPGDEGWAERVAQARINLAAALTRLGKLSLAEQELRHALRATEGLSGTLQARALLNLASVHSDQGDLFLAEMEADRAFDIAVRASLDLTAARARHVLAGVLAQRKRENEAIERYREAAELYARCGEAYEAVRVRICIGLAYVNLGKAREGIRLLRTALDEACCGGHRYLEAYALSCLGEAYFRQRDIDRAQGCLRQSDALAGTGEQKYPDLLFLNAFYEWRIAGGQGNSTREKIAFGRMKALRPCIERRFPEVGTFDAYVERGRNDA; the protein is encoded by the coding sequence ATGGAAGCGCAGGCTCAATCCAACCTCAAGGGTAGCGTGCGGCTCGGGAATTACCTCCGCAGGCTGCGCGCGGGTTACGGCTACTCGCTCCGCCGCGTGGAGGAATGGGCGCGCGCCGAGGGAGGGGAGATCGACAACTCCCAGCTGAGCCGGTACGAGAAGGGAATCTGTTACCCGTCGTTCGACAAGCTCCGGGTTCTCGCCAGCGTTTTCAACGTCTCAATCCAGGCGTTCTCGGACGTCGTGGACCTCGAGGAGTACGAGGATCTCAAGCCGGAGACCGGCGATCCGCGGGAGATGATGGAGACCGGGACTGCGGCGCTGCACGCGGGAGAGATGGGACGAGCTTTCGCGCACTTCGAGCGCGCCCTCGAGATCCTCGAGTCCGAGCCGGGCGACGAGGGCTGGGCAGAGCGCGTGGCGCAGGCGCGAATCAACCTCGCCGCGGCGCTGACCCGCCTCGGGAAGCTGTCGCTCGCGGAGCAGGAGCTCCGCCACGCGCTCCGCGCCACCGAGGGGCTGAGCGGCACGCTGCAAGCCCGCGCGCTCCTGAACCTCGCCAGCGTGCACTCCGATCAGGGGGATCTGTTCCTCGCGGAGATGGAGGCCGACCGCGCCTTCGACATCGCCGTGCGCGCCTCGCTCGACCTCACGGCCGCGCGGGCCCGCCACGTCCTCGCCGGCGTCCTCGCGCAGCGGAAGCGGGAGAACGAGGCGATCGAGCGCTACCGCGAGGCGGCGGAGTTGTACGCCCGCTGCGGCGAGGCGTACGAGGCCGTTCGGGTGAGGATTTGCATCGGCCTCGCGTACGTGAACCTCGGCAAGGCGCGCGAGGGGATCCGGCTGCTGCGGACGGCCCTCGACGAGGCCTGCTGCGGAGGGCACCGCTACCTGGAGGCGTACGCGCTCAGCTGTCTCGGCGAGGCGTACTTTCGGCAGAGGGACATCGACCGTGCCCAGGGTTGCCTGAGACAGTCCGACGCGCTCGCCGGCACCGGCGAGCAGAAGTACCCCGACCTCCTGTTCCTCAATGCGTTCTATGAATGGAGGATTGCGGGCGGGCAGGGGAACTCCACACGGGAGAAGATCGCATTCGGTCGGATGAAGGCCCTCCGGCCCTGCATCGAAAGGCGCTTCCCGGAGGTCGGGACCTTCGATGCGTACGTGGAAAGGGGGCGCAACGATGCTTGA